One genomic region from Flagellimonas oceani encodes:
- a CDS encoding SusC/RagA family TonB-linked outer membrane protein, producing the protein MKKSIVAFLLAFTVSMIGYSQVTFSGKVLDENNVPLPGASVVVKGGSTGVATDFDGNFEIELPQGGEILVVSYIGYISQDLETAGKTTATVVLQPDSQQLDEVVVTALGIQRETKKLAYAVQKVSGEEISEARETNVVNSLAGKMAGVQITGGNSGVGSTSQIIIRGENSLNPSPNANSPLFVVDGIPINNNVNNTGSEGNMGVDYGNGAMDINPDDVETMTVLKGPNATALYGSRGANGVVLITTKSGKGSKGIGVSFTHNTTFEDLLTLPKYQNRYGQGSGGQFAFNDGGQNRSLTGGVNDHVDESWGPAMNGQLIPQHDSPTTSGLRAGDVNVRPRNPDGTFADEIIATPFSPQPNNIDDFFRTGFTMSNNIALTGANEDGNFRVSFTDLQSESVIPNSNFKRRSYQVNGSYNLTDWLKVTGSMNYINSNSRNRPNNSYGTENVMYLWIWFGRHINMNNLRDYWQPGLEGVQQYNYNYNYHDNPFFTVFENTNAFNKDRVITNLRADITLAKGLSLMLRSGFDYSNELDRRKRAYSTQRFPNGQYREDFIYAYEQNTDFLLAYNTELNKDFDFGVSFGGNHRSAKNRYQRISANSLSIPGIYNFGNAAEPLTQSDYDGKFTVNSLYAFSNLAYKDYAFLDVTARNDWSSTLPDGNNSYFYPSVGLSFILSDMFQMPQSISFAKIRGGWASVGNDTTPYNLAATYGFGNTFNGYSRSYSPSELKLADLKPERTNSFEVGADIRFFGNRLGLDVAAYKSVTNNQILSLPVSNTSGFGSRIINAGEVENKGLEVTLTATPIRTDSFSWDTNINFTTNRGEVKELTDGLTQYLVKENYLQVVAEVGERMGDLYGTGFEQVTDQNSPYFGQWIIDGDSGLPIRSNELRNLGNYNPDFMVGFQNSFRYKNLRFGFLFDWRQGGVYHSRTVAIGGTTGMLDFTVPGRETGIVAQGVVDDGNGNYTPNTVNVAASNYYSHVYNRGNEQSSMFDASYVKLREVKLGYTLPSKLLSRTPVKSATISLVGRNLALWTENDHVDPETISFSGGSIVPGVEDMALPSTRSIGLNLNVEF; encoded by the coding sequence ATGAAAAAATCGATTGTAGCTTTTTTACTTGCATTCACCGTAAGTATGATTGGCTATTCGCAAGTCACCTTTTCAGGAAAGGTATTAGACGAGAACAACGTGCCATTGCCAGGTGCTTCGGTAGTTGTAAAGGGTGGGTCCACTGGTGTGGCCACCGATTTTGATGGAAACTTTGAAATAGAGCTTCCACAAGGAGGGGAAATCTTGGTTGTTTCCTATATAGGTTACATATCGCAAGATTTGGAAACAGCGGGAAAAACTACGGCAACAGTGGTTTTACAGCCCGATTCACAACAATTGGACGAGGTAGTGGTAACGGCCTTGGGTATCCAAAGGGAGACCAAAAAGCTTGCTTATGCGGTGCAAAAGGTTTCGGGAGAGGAAATTTCCGAAGCCAGGGAAACCAATGTTGTCAATTCTTTGGCAGGGAAAATGGCCGGTGTTCAAATTACCGGTGGCAACTCTGGTGTAGGTTCTACCTCTCAGATCATTATTAGGGGGGAAAACTCCTTGAACCCGAGTCCAAATGCCAATTCACCATTATTTGTTGTGGATGGTATCCCGATCAATAACAATGTGAACAACACAGGTAGTGAAGGGAACATGGGGGTTGATTATGGTAACGGGGCCATGGACATCAATCCGGATGACGTGGAAACGATGACAGTCTTAAAAGGACCAAACGCAACAGCTTTGTACGGTTCCAGAGGGGCCAACGGTGTGGTGCTCATCACAACAAAATCGGGCAAAGGAAGCAAGGGCATCGGTGTTTCGTTTACCCACAACACCACTTTTGAGGATTTGTTGACGCTTCCCAAATATCAAAACCGATACGGACAAGGTTCGGGAGGGCAGTTCGCTTTTAACGATGGCGGCCAGAACCGTTCCTTGACAGGTGGTGTTAACGACCACGTGGACGAAAGCTGGGGGCCTGCCATGAACGGGCAATTGATCCCACAGCATGATAGTCCAACAACCAGTGGACTCCGTGCCGGTGATGTAAACGTAAGGCCAAGAAACCCTGACGGCACCTTTGCCGACGAAATTATTGCAACACCTTTTTCGCCACAACCCAACAATATCGATGACTTTTTTAGAACGGGCTTTACCATGAGCAACAACATTGCTTTGACCGGTGCCAACGAAGATGGAAACTTTAGGGTATCCTTCACCGATTTGCAGAGTGAGAGCGTTATCCCAAATTCCAACTTTAAAAGAAGGTCATATCAAGTAAACGGATCGTACAACTTGACGGATTGGTTGAAGGTTACCGGTTCCATGAACTACATCAACTCCAATTCACGTAACCGTCCCAACAACTCCTACGGAACGGAAAACGTAATGTACCTGTGGATTTGGTTCGGTCGCCATATCAACATGAACAATTTAAGGGACTACTGGCAGCCAGGTTTGGAAGGTGTGCAGCAGTACAACTATAACTACAACTACCACGATAACCCTTTCTTTACCGTATTTGAGAACACAAATGCTTTCAATAAGGACCGTGTGATCACCAACTTGAGGGCGGACATTACTTTGGCCAAAGGTCTTAGTTTGATGTTGCGTTCCGGTTTTGATTATTCCAATGAGTTGGATAGAAGAAAGAGAGCTTATTCCACACAGCGCTTCCCAAATGGTCAGTATAGAGAAGATTTTATTTATGCATACGAGCAGAACACCGATTTCTTGTTGGCCTACAATACAGAATTGAACAAAGATTTTGATTTTGGTGTTTCTTTCGGGGGCAACCATCGATCCGCAAAGAATAGATATCAGCGTATCAGTGCCAACTCATTGTCCATTCCCGGTATCTACAACTTTGGTAACGCGGCAGAGCCATTGACCCAGAGTGATTATGATGGTAAATTTACCGTAAACAGTTTGTATGCCTTCTCCAATTTGGCCTATAAAGATTATGCCTTTTTGGATGTGACCGCTCGTAATGACTGGTCTTCCACACTTCCTGACGGCAATAACAGCTACTTCTACCCATCCGTAGGTTTAAGTTTTATCCTTTCGGATATGTTCCAGATGCCACAATCCATCAGCTTTGCGAAAATCAGGGGAGGTTGGGCAAGTGTAGGTAACGATACGACCCCATACAACTTGGCGGCCACTTACGGATTCGGAAATACCTTTAACGGGTATTCAAGGTCCTACTCGCCATCAGAACTAAAATTGGCCGACCTAAAACCGGAGCGTACCAACTCTTTTGAGGTAGGTGCCGATATTAGATTTTTTGGAAACCGTTTGGGACTGGATGTTGCCGCTTACAAATCCGTGACCAACAACCAGATTCTTTCTTTGCCGGTATCCAATACTTCCGGATTTGGCTCAAGAATCATCAATGCAGGTGAGGTTGAGAACAAAGGTCTGGAAGTCACCTTGACCGCAACGCCCATAAGAACGGACAGCTTTAGCTGGGATACCAACATCAACTTCACCACCAACCGTGGAGAAGTAAAGGAGCTGACCGATGGTTTGACCCAATACTTGGTAAAAGAGAACTATTTGCAAGTTGTTGCAGAGGTAGGAGAGCGTATGGGAGACCTTTACGGAACAGGTTTCGAACAGGTGACGGACCAAAACAGCCCTTATTTTGGACAATGGATCATCGATGGTGACTCAGGTTTGCCAATAAGAAGCAATGAACTTAGAAACCTCGGAAACTATAACCCCGATTTTATGGTCGGTTTCCAGAACAGTTTCCGTTACAAAAATCTTCGATTTGGATTCCTTTTCGATTGGAGACAGGGTGGTGTTTATCACTCCAGAACGGTTGCCATTGGAGGTACAACCGGTATGTTGGACTTTACCGTGCCAGGTCGTGAAACAGGTATCGTAGCCCAAGGTGTGGTAGATGATGGAAACGGAAACTATACCCCAAATACGGTAAACGTTGCAGCATCTAACTATTACTCGCACGTGTACAACAGGGGCAACGAGCAAAGCTCCATGTTCGATGCCAGTTATGTAAAACTAAGAGAAGTAAAACTGGGCTACACCTTGCCCAGCAAGTTGTTGTCCAGAACTCCGGTCAAATCGGCAACCATTTCCCTTGTGGGACGTAATCTGGCCCTTTGGACCGAAAATGACCACGTAGATCCAGAAACTATCTCCTTCTCCGGAGGATCAATAGTTCCCGGAGTGGAAGATATGGCATTGCCAAGTACAAGAAGTATAGGTCTTAACCTTAACGTAGAATTTTAA
- a CDS encoding SusD/RagB family nutrient-binding outer membrane lipoprotein yields MMKTSNFITSILLAGTLLVSCTDNFEEINSNPNAPEQVSANLLTSTVTSEITRRLTEEGYSDGNTITQLMAKNNFPGFSQFDWGDQGMWDFFYNYLPEINDILEISRAEESQNATYEGIALTMRALSYANLTDLYGYVPYTEAMAGRTEGIFTPKYDDQETVYNGVLQDLADADAALAKGEGITGSTGDVIYNGDASKWRKLANSLRLRYLMRISKQRDVSAEMQSIINAGNYIMSNDDNAVLVYSGTSNNDSWPQSTGRIGGFDEKSLCTTLLGYFEEFNDPRLDIWFDRNSDGEWVGIPIGLNQDNARAYDDANSPSRLDVELFYFSKTAAEAFIMKDSEVQFILAEAAERGFITGSAEDYYNAGIRASLAYWGVADADIDAYLAQPSVQYDGSLQLLMTQKTIALWNVDYQGWMDYRRTGIPALETGQDDLNGGRYPVRFLYPASEQTLNKANYDAAVQAMGGEGDNINTPSWWETGTRY; encoded by the coding sequence ATGATGAAAACATCAAACTTCATAACATCCATCTTACTGGCAGGAACCCTTTTGGTTTCGTGTACGGACAATTTTGAGGAAATCAACTCCAACCCCAATGCTCCCGAACAAGTAAGTGCCAACTTGCTTACCTCAACGGTAACCTCCGAGATTACAAGGAGATTGACAGAGGAGGGGTATAGTGATGGAAATACCATAACACAGTTAATGGCCAAGAACAACTTTCCAGGTTTTAGCCAATTCGATTGGGGAGATCAGGGAATGTGGGACTTCTTTTATAACTATTTGCCCGAGATCAACGATATTCTCGAAATTTCAAGAGCAGAAGAGAGTCAAAATGCAACCTATGAAGGTATCGCCTTGACCATGAGGGCGCTTTCCTATGCCAACCTTACCGATTTGTATGGTTATGTTCCCTATACCGAAGCTATGGCGGGAAGAACCGAAGGAATCTTTACCCCAAAATATGATGATCAGGAGACTGTTTACAACGGGGTGCTACAAGATTTGGCCGATGCCGATGCCGCATTGGCAAAAGGAGAGGGCATTACAGGGTCCACGGGCGATGTTATTTACAATGGCGATGCATCCAAATGGAGAAAATTGGCAAATTCATTGCGTCTTCGTTACCTGATGAGAATCTCCAAACAACGGGATGTGTCCGCAGAAATGCAGTCCATAATCAATGCAGGAAATTATATCATGTCCAACGATGATAACGCGGTATTGGTATACAGCGGAACCTCAAACAACGATTCTTGGCCACAAAGTACGGGACGTATCGGTGGTTTTGACGAAAAGAGTCTTTGCACAACATTGTTGGGCTACTTTGAGGAGTTTAACGACCCTCGATTGGACATTTGGTTCGACCGTAACAGTGATGGCGAATGGGTAGGTATCCCGATCGGTCTTAACCAAGACAATGCCCGCGCCTATGATGATGCCAACAGCCCAAGCCGTTTGGATGTGGAACTCTTCTATTTCTCCAAAACCGCAGCAGAAGCTTTTATCATGAAGGACTCCGAAGTCCAGTTTATTTTGGCGGAAGCCGCCGAAAGAGGCTTTATTACCGGTAGTGCCGAAGACTATTACAACGCTGGGATTAGGGCAAGTTTGGCCTATTGGGGCGTTGCAGATGCTGATATTGATGCATATTTGGCCCAGCCAAGCGTACAGTATGATGGCTCTTTGCAATTGCTTATGACCCAAAAGACCATTGCCCTTTGGAACGTGGATTACCAAGGATGGATGGATTACAGAAGAACGGGCATCCCGGCATTGGAAACAGGCCAGGACGACCTTAACGGGGGACGTTATCCAGTGCGTTTCCTTTACCCGGCATCAGAACAAACCCTGAACAAGGCCAATTATGATGCAGCCGTTCAGGCCATGGGAGGAGAAGGAGATAATATTAATACACCAAGTTGGTGGGAAACAGGAACAAGATACTAG
- a CDS encoding alkaline phosphatase family protein has product MATKLFLPLIFFVLMLSCTKKTSQPSKIEHIIVIGVDGMSPDGIQQANTPNLDSIIQNGAATMHARAVLPSSSSPNWASMLMGADTEQHGVTSNGWEKFDHQLPPVVVTEDGTFPTIFTLFKDQRPEAHVGAIYDWDGFGRLFEKADVDFDIDGDHEDKTTEEAVNYIKEHAPKFTFVHLDHVDHAGHAQGHGSPDYYKSVEKADSLIAQIVNATKDVGIFEKTMFIIASDHGGLGFGHGGESLAEMEVPFILYGAGIKKGYKIEETVYQYDNAPTVAYAMGLQMPQAWIGRPVKGAFIGNEAPKLMYKRKQQITQPKILPDAGHFEPAGGVFKVDSVAVVMQNPNNVGEIRYTIGNNVPTLENSQVYQDTFYLKQTNIVKAGIFQNDQLVSTVAEGNFRIVSKTKQDPVQFEVFEVSGIEKLPDFTTLNPMHEGYATEFSHKQALSEDMPQEQVGVVLESYLDVTGEGTYSFFTNSDDGSKLYINGKEIVDNDGDHGVMERSGSMELSAGRHLLRVEFFNGGGGYHLDVKYSGPDTPKQIIPANKLFREKQ; this is encoded by the coding sequence ATGGCAACCAAACTATTTTTGCCCCTAATATTTTTCGTTTTGATGCTGTCCTGCACTAAAAAAACAAGTCAACCATCAAAAATCGAACATATAATTGTAATAGGTGTGGACGGGATGAGCCCCGACGGGATTCAACAAGCAAACACTCCCAATCTGGACTCCATAATCCAGAACGGAGCCGCCACCATGCATGCCCGCGCCGTACTGCCATCAAGTTCCAGCCCCAATTGGGCCAGCATGCTCATGGGAGCAGATACCGAACAGCATGGAGTTACTTCTAACGGATGGGAAAAGTTCGATCATCAATTACCGCCTGTCGTGGTTACCGAAGACGGGACCTTCCCCACTATATTTACCCTGTTCAAAGATCAGCGGCCCGAGGCCCACGTGGGAGCCATCTACGATTGGGATGGTTTCGGTCGTTTGTTCGAAAAAGCTGATGTGGATTTTGATATTGATGGAGATCATGAGGACAAAACCACTGAGGAAGCAGTAAACTATATTAAAGAGCACGCCCCGAAATTTACTTTTGTGCATTTGGACCATGTGGATCATGCGGGCCATGCACAAGGACATGGCAGCCCTGACTACTACAAGTCCGTTGAAAAAGCAGATTCCTTGATTGCCCAAATCGTGAATGCAACCAAAGATGTCGGAATTTTTGAAAAGACAATGTTCATAATAGCATCCGATCATGGGGGGCTGGGTTTTGGACATGGCGGAGAAAGTTTGGCCGAAATGGAAGTCCCGTTCATTTTGTACGGAGCGGGAATCAAAAAAGGCTATAAAATCGAAGAAACCGTGTATCAGTACGACAATGCACCCACCGTTGCCTACGCCATGGGACTGCAAATGCCCCAAGCTTGGATAGGCAGACCTGTAAAAGGTGCCTTTATCGGCAATGAGGCCCCAAAACTTATGTATAAACGAAAACAACAAATAACCCAACCAAAGATTCTTCCGGATGCTGGACATTTTGAGCCGGCCGGAGGAGTTTTTAAAGTGGATTCCGTTGCCGTGGTCATGCAAAATCCGAACAATGTAGGTGAGATTCGGTATACCATTGGCAACAACGTGCCCACTTTGGAGAACAGTCAGGTCTATCAAGATACCTTTTACCTCAAGCAGACAAATATTGTCAAGGCAGGGATTTTTCAGAATGATCAATTGGTGAGTACAGTTGCCGAAGGCAATTTTAGGATTGTTTCAAAGACCAAACAAGACCCTGTCCAATTTGAGGTTTTTGAAGTAAGCGGTATCGAAAAGCTTCCGGATTTCACTACCTTGAATCCGATGCATGAAGGTTATGCGACCGAATTTTCCCATAAGCAGGCACTTTCCGAAGATATGCCGCAAGAACAGGTAGGCGTGGTTTTGGAAAGCTATTTGGATGTGACGGGGGAAGGAACATATAGTTTTTTCACCAATAGCGATGATGGCAGCAAACTTTACATCAATGGGAAGGAAATAGTGGATAACGATGGTGATCACGGCGTTATGGAGCGCAGTGGCTCCATGGAGCTTTCGGCGGGAAGACATTTGTTGCGTGTGGAGTTTTTTAACGGTGGCGGAGGCTATCATTTGGATGTGAAATATTCAGGTCCCGACACGCCAAAACAAATCATTCCGGCGAACAAGCTGTTCAGGGAAAAACAATAA